The Tepidibacter aestuarii genome contains a region encoding:
- a CDS encoding ATP-dependent helicase: MKWREGQIQVMQYKGGTLAVPSVPGAGKTTVITSKTAELIEQGLNRDGKILIVTFTNSAVSNFKTKLKTLLEDRGLDSNKGWECKTLHSLANSVIRESPKDAGLDDDFEVIDDIEANEIIRKHSFEFYKTYKHIYSRYLNIRNNSSQEYIQKIEKKWNDKFISVAKNIISYLKSKGITYNEAQEILRNNPKMDDLLKIIVNIYILYEKDLIKKGKLDYDDIIIRALKLLENKQDILNKFQQRYTYIFEDEAQDSSPAQEKILALLSKDNKNLVRVGDPNQAIMSTFTNSDHRLFRRFCEREDVDKIVIPVSSRNTKNILNLANYLVKWSNENGMELNKDEVLVNQYIKPVDEDDPFQNPVIDDIGIYTRACQNEDIEMKDVVCNIKNIVKKYPDKTIALLLRYNYKIDRYINLFEKEDIPYQVIDKYRGEAALVIEKIGKIVSFIANPDKGSLFKVIDMVYNEELSEMQKSEIDKYDIEDIFFPMGKKSIQKMDIGTELEELLNNLRNLFEYSIQKIDKFLVQIGEEFKFNLQELAILDYISSICNKMFFENSNFTLEHLAYELLKNKNSFNYFASMVFEEQGYEPQKGSVTITTCHKAKGLEWDIVIIPHMTISDYPGKFNDKFIGELYYLKEEYKNIETLYKSEIDYLIENKETKNITRKMKGDILSETLKLVYVAFTRAKERLYVYTNGKESNHSIYFNVIQKFIEGSK; encoded by the coding sequence ATGAAATGGAGAGAAGGTCAAATACAAGTAATGCAGTATAAAGGGGGTACACTTGCTGTACCATCTGTTCCAGGTGCTGGAAAAACTACAGTTATAACATCAAAGACGGCAGAACTTATAGAACAAGGTTTAAATAGAGATGGCAAAATTCTTATAGTTACATTTACTAATAGTGCTGTATCAAATTTTAAAACAAAGCTAAAGACCTTACTAGAAGATAGAGGGCTTGATAGCAATAAGGGATGGGAATGTAAGACTCTTCATTCTCTTGCGAATTCTGTAATAAGAGAAAGCCCAAAGGATGCAGGTCTTGATGATGATTTTGAAGTTATAGATGATATTGAGGCTAACGAGATAATTAGAAAGCATTCATTTGAATTTTACAAAACTTATAAGCATATATATTCTAGATATTTAAATATAAGAAATAATAGCTCTCAAGAGTATATACAAAAGATTGAAAAAAAATGGAATGATAAATTTATATCTGTAGCAAAGAATATAATAAGTTATTTAAAGTCAAAAGGAATAACGTACAATGAAGCTCAGGAAATATTAAGGAATAATCCTAAGATGGATGATCTTTTAAAGATAATAGTTAATATATATATATTGTATGAAAAGGATCTTATAAAAAAAGGGAAACTAGATTATGATGATATAATAATAAGAGCTTTAAAGCTACTTGAAAATAAACAAGATATATTAAATAAATTTCAACAAAGATATACATATATATTTGAAGATGAGGCTCAGGATTCATCTCCTGCTCAAGAAAAGATACTAGCATTATTATCTAAAGATAACAAGAATTTAGTTAGAGTTGGAGATCCTAATCAAGCTATAATGTCAACTTTTACAAATTCTGATCACAGGCTTTTTAGAAGATTTTGTGAAAGAGAAGATGTAGATAAAATAGTCATACCAGTATCTAGTAGAAACACAAAAAATATATTAAATCTTGCAAATTACTTAGTAAAGTGGAGCAATGAAAATGGTATGGAGCTAAATAAGGACGAGGTTTTGGTTAATCAGTACATAAAGCCTGTTGATGAAGATGATCCATTCCAAAATCCTGTTATAGATGATATCGGTATATATACAAGAGCTTGTCAAAATGAAGATATAGAGATGAAGGATGTAGTTTGTAATATAAAAAATATTGTAAAAAAATATCCAGATAAAACAATAGCACTGCTTCTTAGATATAACTACAAGATAGATAGGTACATTAATTTGTTTGAAAAAGAAGATATACCATATCAAGTTATAGATAAATATAGGGGAGAGGCAGCTCTTGTAATTGAGAAAATAGGAAAGATAGTAAGCTTTATAGCAAATCCAGATAAAGGCAGTTTATTTAAAGTTATAGATATGGTCTATAATGAAGAACTTAGCGAAATGCAAAAAAGTGAAATAGATAAATATGATATAGAAGATATCTTTTTTCCTATGGGAAAGAAATCTATACAAAAGATGGATATAGGCACAGAACTAGAAGAACTACTTAATAATCTTAGAAATTTATTTGAATACTCAATACAGAAGATAGATAAATTTTTAGTTCAAATAGGAGAAGAGTTTAAATTCAACTTGCAAGAACTTGCAATATTAGATTATATATCGAGTATATGTAACAAAATGTTTTTTGAAAACAGTAACTTTACATTAGAACATTTGGCTTATGAGCTTTTAAAAAATAAAAATTCATTTAATTATTTTGCATCTATGGTATTTGAAGAACAAGGGTATGAACCACAAAAAGGAAGTGTTACTATAACTACTTGTCATAAGGCTAAAGGTCTTGAATGGGACATAGTAATTATACCTCATATGACAATATCTGATTATCCTGGTAAATTTAATGATAAGTTTATAGGAGAGCTGTATTATTTGAAAGAAGAATATAAAAACATAGAAACTTTATACAAATCTGAAATAGATTATTTAATAGAAAATAAAGAAACTAAAAATATCACGAGAAAGATGAAGGGTGATATACTATCTGAAACTTTAAAACTTGTGTATGTAGCCTTTACTAGAGCTAAAGAGCGGTTATATGTATATACAAATGGAAAAGAATCGAATCATTCTATATACTTTAATGTAATACAAAAATTTATAGAAGGGAGTAAATGA
- a CDS encoding HD-GYP domain-containing protein: protein MKRELVISIDKLKIGMILAQDIINKNGICLLSEGFEFNDIPKIKNMLLSHNIYNIKVIIEEDMDDIYTKEYFEVYDFRKNINNLLNGLKKDFYCIETGGKIKKDDFEKTIENAINSCDGNFNLFKLINKIKDMEDYIYMHSMTVALISYQIGKWMDLSECELKELTLAAILIDLGKIKIPKDIIEKTETLTKEEYEEIKKHCILGYNMVKNNCGINNKIKRAVLEHHERIDGSGYPKGKKAEEISLYAKIISIADVYSALTSKRPYRDRKTPFEAIKILEKEFLSKLDTKILYLFLKKIAGEYLGSKIILNDGRTATIIFIPSQNICRPLVEIEGTGEIIDLSNNQNSKLYIKEFI from the coding sequence ATGAAAAGGGAACTTGTTATAAGTATAGACAAATTAAAAATAGGGATGATTCTTGCACAGGATATTATAAATAAAAATGGTATATGTTTATTATCAGAAGGATTTGAATTTAATGATATACCAAAAATAAAAAATATGCTTTTAAGTCATAATATATATAACATAAAGGTTATTATTGAAGAAGATATGGATGATATTTATACAAAAGAATATTTTGAAGTTTATGATTTTAGAAAAAATATAAATAATCTACTTAATGGCTTAAAAAAAGATTTTTATTGTATAGAAACAGGTGGAAAAATAAAAAAAGATGATTTTGAAAAAACTATAGAAAATGCAATTAATTCATGCGATGGAAATTTTAATTTATTTAAACTTATAAACAAAATAAAAGATATGGAAGACTATATATATATGCACTCTATGACTGTTGCTTTGATAAGCTACCAGATAGGAAAATGGATGGATTTAAGTGAATGTGAATTAAAAGAACTTACCCTTGCTGCTATATTAATTGATTTAGGAAAAATAAAAATACCAAAGGATATTATTGAAAAAACAGAAACTTTAACAAAAGAAGAATATGAAGAAATAAAAAAACACTGTATTTTAGGATATAATATGGTTAAAAATAATTGTGGTATAAACAATAAAATCAAAAGAGCGGTATTAGAACATCACGAAAGAATAGATGGAAGTGGATATCCTAAAGGAAAAAAAGCAGAAGAAATATCGTTGTATGCTAAAATAATATCAATAGCTGATGTGTACAGTGCTCTTACATCTAAAAGACCCTATAGAGATAGGAAAACTCCATTTGAAGCTATAAAAATACTTGAAAAAGAGTTTTTGTCTAAATTAGATACTAAAATTCTGTATTTATTTCTGAAAAAGATTGCTGGAGAATATTTAGGAAGCAAAATTATTTTAAATGATGGAAGAACTGCTACGATAATATTTATACCATCTCAAAATATATGTAGGCCTTTAGTAGAAATAGAAGGAACTGGTGAAATAATTGATTTAAGTAATAATCAAAATTCTAAATTATATATAAAAGAATTTATATGA
- the ptsP gene encoding phosphoenolpyruvate--protein phosphotransferase produces the protein MIKGTNASPGIALGKALVLEHNEIVIEKKTVENIELEQKKLTDAIDKSKEELTKVKEKALAELGAEKAEIFEAHLLVLQDPELVDSTLNKIKDEKVNAEYAFNEVKNMFVSMFESMDNEYMKERAADIKDVANRVLRHILNIKFVDLSALENEVVLIANDLTPSDTATMNKKKVLGFLTDIGGRTSHTAIMARTLEIPAVVGLKNITETVKDGDCIIFNGETGEVIINPDENTINEYKALKEKFEKEKKELESLKGQESKTLDSRHVELAGNIGTPNDVQGLINNDAEGVGLYRTEFLYMDRSDFPTEGEQYESYKAVLESMNPKPIVIRTLDIGGDKELSYLKMDKEMNPFLGYRAIRLCLDRQDIFKTQLRALLRASVHGNLRIMFPMISSLEELLSAKEILESVKSDLDKEGIDYSKNIEVGMMIEVPSAALISDILAKHVDFFSIGTNDLIQYTTAVDRMNEKIHNLYNQFNPAVLRLIKMVIDNGHKEGKWVGMCGEAAGDKRMIPILLGMGLDEFSMSPISILPARKLITSLEYEEMKKVAEKVVSMSTAKEIEEYMQNNFA, from the coding sequence ATGATTAAAGGGACAAATGCATCGCCGGGTATCGCTTTGGGGAAAGCGTTAGTATTAGAACATAATGAAATAGTTATAGAAAAGAAAACCGTAGAGAATATAGAGTTAGAACAGAAGAAATTAACTGATGCAATAGATAAATCAAAAGAAGAATTAACTAAGGTTAAGGAAAAGGCTTTAGCAGAGTTAGGAGCAGAAAAAGCTGAGATATTTGAAGCACACCTACTAGTTCTTCAAGATCCAGAACTTGTAGATTCTACTTTAAATAAAATAAAAGATGAAAAAGTAAACGCTGAGTATGCATTTAATGAAGTAAAGAATATGTTTGTTTCTATGTTTGAATCTATGGATAATGAATATATGAAGGAAAGAGCAGCTGATATAAAGGATGTAGCTAATAGAGTTTTAAGACATATATTAAATATAAAATTCGTAGATTTATCAGCTCTTGAAAATGAAGTTGTATTAATTGCTAATGACTTAACACCATCTGATACTGCAACTATGAATAAGAAAAAGGTTCTAGGTTTTTTAACAGACATAGGTGGAAGAACATCTCATACGGCTATAATGGCTAGAACATTAGAAATACCAGCGGTTGTAGGGCTTAAAAATATAACTGAAACTGTTAAAGATGGAGACTGTATAATATTCAACGGAGAAACCGGTGAAGTTATAATAAATCCAGATGAGAATACTATAAATGAATATAAAGCTTTAAAAGAAAAGTTTGAAAAAGAAAAGAAAGAATTAGAGTCTTTGAAAGGACAAGAAAGTAAAACACTAGATTCAAGACATGTAGAGTTAGCTGGTAATATCGGAACTCCAAATGATGTACAAGGTCTTATAAATAACGATGCAGAAGGCGTTGGACTTTATAGAACTGAGTTTTTATACATGGATAGATCTGATTTTCCAACAGAAGGAGAGCAATATGAATCTTATAAAGCTGTTCTTGAAAGTATGAATCCAAAGCCTATAGTTATAAGAACTCTTGATATAGGTGGAGATAAAGAGCTCTCTTACCTGAAAATGGATAAGGAAATGAATCCTTTCTTAGGATATAGAGCTATAAGATTATGTCTTGATAGACAAGATATATTCAAAACTCAATTAAGAGCTCTTTTAAGAGCTAGTGTACATGGAAACTTAAGAATTATGTTCCCTATGATATCTAGTCTTGAAGAATTACTTTCAGCAAAAGAAATTCTTGAGTCTGTTAAATCTGATTTAGATAAAGAAGGAATAGATTATAGCAAGAATATAGAGGTTGGGATGATGATAGAAGTTCCATCAGCAGCATTAATATCAGACATTCTTGCAAAGCATGTTGATTTCTTCAGTATAGGAACTAATGACTTAATCCAATACACTACTGCAGTAGATAGAATGAATGAAAAAATACACAATCTATACAATCAATTCAATCCTGCTGTTTTAAGACTTATTAAGATGGTTATAGACAATGGTCATAAAGAAGGTAAATGGGTAGGAATGTGTGGAGAAGCTGCAGGAGACAAGAGGATGATTCCAATACTTCTTGGAATGGGACTTGATGAATTCAGTATGAGTCCAATATCTATACTTCCAGCTAGAAAGCTTATAACTTCATTAGAGTATGAAGAGATGAAGAAAGTAGCTGAAAAGGTAGTATCTATGAGTACTGCTAAAGAAATAGAAGAATATATGCAAAATAATTTTGCTTAA
- a CDS encoding sensor histidine kinase — MKSLKQKIMIPVLLVSILGFLLLSYYGYNEARGIIIKHVEEIARNKVEKLVAVIDNEIHEWKVEMELLASVDVVKNMDIQGLKELVSDNEDIFGQYEIIFISDKDGMYVSTNGKEGDLSFRKYFIKAMAGKTVVSEPVMSISTDSPIIVIASPIKDDRGNIIGLIGGTVSLSYITDIVNAEKLGDTGYAYMINKEGLIMAHPKKEMILKYNALKSGNDTVIEIITKMINKEHGIGYYEFEGVKKISSYMPIKSTDWSIAVTTNYDEVTAGVLILRNNMFVIGIIVMALVSILLYCITNDLVKPINKLKNYMEIASTGDLTVCSDIKSNDEIGVLSDSFNTLIKENKRLLEESTKYNKLKTEFFSNISHELKTPLNIIFSSTQLLLCTTNDNEDIDTKKLNKYINMIKQNGYRLLRLVNNLIDITRIDSGFIELNLKNENIVEVVESISLSTAEYVQSKSRKIIFDTDVEEKIMAFDSEKIERIILNLISNAVKFTKPEDEIEVGIHDKGKNILISVKDTGIGIPEEKQKMIFEKFMQVHPLYNRNSEGSGIGLSIVKSLVDMHGGEINVKSKCGEGTEFIIQLPAKLVSEEQKSLIDDFAQQTNIEKMQIEFSDIYE; from the coding sequence TTGAAAAGTTTAAAGCAAAAAATCATGATTCCAGTATTGTTAGTATCTATACTAGGTTTTTTATTGTTATCTTATTATGGATATAATGAAGCTAGAGGAATAATTATTAAACATGTGGAAGAAATTGCTCGAAATAAAGTTGAAAAGTTAGTAGCAGTTATAGATAATGAAATTCATGAATGGAAGGTTGAAATGGAGTTACTTGCCTCTGTAGATGTGGTAAAAAATATGGATATTCAAGGGCTTAAAGAGCTCGTTTCTGATAATGAAGATATATTTGGTCAATATGAAATTATATTTATTTCTGACAAAGATGGAATGTATGTCAGTACGAATGGAAAAGAAGGAGACCTTAGTTTTAGGAAATATTTTATTAAGGCTATGGCTGGAAAGACGGTTGTGTCAGAGCCAGTAATGTCCATAAGTACGGATAGTCCTATTATTGTAATTGCATCACCAATTAAAGATGATCGTGGGAATATTATAGGTTTAATAGGAGGAACGGTGAGTTTATCCTATATAACAGATATAGTAAATGCTGAAAAATTAGGAGATACAGGATATGCTTATATGATTAACAAAGAAGGTTTAATAATGGCTCATCCTAAAAAAGAAATGATACTTAAATATAATGCTTTAAAAAGTGGAAATGATACCGTTATAGAAATTATTACAAAAATGATAAATAAAGAACATGGAATAGGGTATTATGAATTTGAAGGTGTGAAAAAAATAAGTTCCTATATGCCAATAAAATCTACAGATTGGAGTATAGCAGTTACTACTAACTATGATGAGGTAACAGCAGGTGTATTAATATTAAGAAATAATATGTTTGTAATTGGTATTATTGTTATGGCTTTAGTTTCGATATTATTATATTGCATTACAAATGATTTAGTTAAGCCTATTAATAAATTAAAAAATTATATGGAAATAGCTAGTACAGGAGATTTAACAGTTTGTTCGGATATAAAGAGTAATGATGAAATAGGTGTACTTTCAGATAGTTTTAACACCTTAATAAAAGAAAATAAAAGATTACTAGAAGAAAGTACCAAGTATAATAAATTAAAGACCGAATTTTTTTCTAATATATCTCATGAATTAAAAACGCCATTAAATATAATTTTTTCTAGTACTCAACTATTACTATGTACTACAAATGATAATGAAGATATTGATACTAAAAAATTAAACAAATACATAAATATGATAAAACAAAATGGTTATAGATTGTTAAGGTTGGTTAATAACTTAATTGATATTACAAGAATAGATTCAGGATTTATAGAATTAAACTTAAAAAACGAAAATATTGTGGAAGTTGTTGAAAGTATAAGTTTATCAACGGCTGAATATGTACAAAGCAAATCGAGAAAAATCATATTTGATACGGATGTAGAAGAAAAAATTATGGCTTTTGATTCAGAGAAGATCGAAAGAATTATATTAAACCTTATTTCTAATGCTGTTAAATTTACGAAACCAGAAGATGAAATAGAGGTTGGTATTCATGATAAAGGTAAAAACATTTTAATTTCTGTAAAGGATACAGGGATAGGTATTCCAGAAGAAAAACAAAAAATGATTTTTGAAAAATTCATGCAAGTACATCCTTTATATAATAGAAATAGCGAAGGTAGCGGAATTGGCCTATCTATTGTCAAATCATTGGTTGATATGCATGGCGGAGAAATTAATGTAAAAAGTAAATGTGGGGAAGGAACGGAGTTTATTATTCAATTACCTGCTAAACTTGTTTCTGAAGAACAAAAATCACTAATAGATGATTTTGCGCAACAAACTAATATAGAGAAAATGCAGATCGAGTTTTCAGATATATACGAGTAA
- a CDS encoding NUDIX hydrolase, translated as MIQKITDSFYSFKPQINDYKNLAKASVLVPLIQKNSDLFLLFEVRSKHLNTSPSEISFPGGKFDTSDITLKKTAIRETCEELGLSEDNISVITPLNMLVTPFNMIIHPFLGTIDDYNDININESEVDHTFLVPLDFFINTTPKSYKHKIQIRPCDDFPYELIPNGKNYKFKEGVYDTLIYEYKNYVIWGITARIIKDFIDTIIDNLHL; from the coding sequence ATGATACAAAAAATTACCGATAGCTTTTACAGCTTCAAACCTCAAATAAATGACTATAAAAACTTGGCAAAGGCCTCTGTTTTAGTTCCTTTAATTCAAAAAAATTCGGACCTTTTCCTTTTATTTGAAGTACGATCAAAACATTTAAATACAAGTCCATCAGAAATTTCATTTCCAGGAGGAAAATTCGATACGTCTGATATAACTCTGAAAAAAACAGCTATAAGAGAAACATGCGAAGAACTGGGATTAAGCGAAGATAATATTTCTGTTATAACACCTTTAAACATGCTTGTAACTCCGTTTAATATGATTATACACCCATTTTTAGGTACAATAGACGATTATAACGATATTAATATAAATGAATCTGAAGTAGACCATACATTTTTAGTTCCTTTAGATTTTTTTATTAATACAACTCCTAAGTCTTATAAACATAAGATACAAATACGTCCTTGCGATGACTTTCCTTATGAATTGATACCAAATGGTAAAAACTATAAATTTAAAGAAGGTGTATACGATACATTAATATATGAGTATAAGAACTATGTCATATGGGGTATAACTGCTAGAATAATAAAAGATTTTATAGACACTATTATAGACAATCTACACTTATAA
- a CDS encoding PD-(D/E)XK nuclease family protein: MSDLKNIQFSQSSVDTYDTCRLKFKKIYIDNIKWSNDNQNFGSEFHLLAQRYYIGIDEELNQGREDYILFNNLKKFLKREKDMYPEYNIKYKDDEISLLAKVDLIKIEKGKITIYDWKTNKSKFDRSKMEKSYQTKIYLHNVAEKFDVNPKNISLIYYNPRFDNYIKIDYSDTEHKYNKIEIKNKIVSIINEKNFDQKIGKHCSFCQFNSICNQQFISVDCL; this comes from the coding sequence ATGAGTGATTTGAAAAATATACAATTTAGCCAATCTAGTGTAGATACCTACGATACATGTAGGCTTAAATTTAAGAAAATATATATTGATAATATAAAGTGGAGTAATGATAACCAAAATTTTGGTAGTGAGTTTCATCTGTTAGCACAGAGGTATTATATAGGAATAGATGAAGAATTGAATCAAGGGAGAGAGGATTATATACTTTTCAACAATTTGAAAAAGTTTTTAAAAAGAGAAAAAGATATGTATCCTGAGTATAATATAAAATACAAAGACGATGAAATATCACTATTAGCAAAAGTAGATCTTATAAAAATAGAAAAAGGAAAAATAACTATATATGATTGGAAAACTAATAAAAGTAAGTTTGATAGATCTAAGATGGAAAAATCATACCAAACTAAAATATATTTACATAATGTAGCTGAAAAATTTGATGTAAATCCTAAAAATATAAGCCTTATATATTATAATCCAAGGTTTGATAATTATATAAAAATAGATTATAGCGATACTGAACACAAATATAATAAGATAGAGATTAAAAACAAAATAGTTAGTATAATAAACGAGAAAAATTTTGATCAAAAAATAGGGAAGCACTGCTCGTTTTGTCAATTTAATTCTATTTGCAATCAGCAGTTTATAAGTGTAGATTGTCTATAA
- a CDS encoding patatin-like phospholipase family protein codes for MRGLILEGGGSKGSYQIGAYKALKEIGIDFDGIAGTSVGALNGALIVQDEYERAHEIWSNITPQKVINIENEVFEKIKDIDINIKNFNMIIKILSNTLNNKGLDISPLRAMLTEYIDENKIRNSKKDFGIVTVSINSLKPQRLFLDDIPQNMLVDYLIASSSLPIFKLEKINGKLYLDGGFYDNLPIGLLKDKGYDELVVIRLYGIGRTKRVNTKGMKILYINPSEHLGPTLNFNKTRSERNIKLGYHDALKRLSQLYGNRYYFKVDETCDEFYFNLMKNMNNNTVTKLADKLKIKGEASLRLLLEKIVPKLGELLHLGKTFSYKDLVIAIYEMRMEQLGFERLKVYNFKQVFCYINRNYNFEECECKDILNRILVKKEDLINNIIKDIIMDIQDRIE; via the coding sequence ATGAGAGGTTTGATATTAGAAGGAGGAGGATCAAAAGGATCCTATCAAATTGGAGCATATAAGGCATTAAAGGAAATTGGTATAGACTTTGATGGAATCGCAGGGACTTCTGTTGGAGCACTTAATGGAGCACTGATTGTTCAAGATGAATATGAAAGGGCTCATGAAATATGGTCAAATATAACCCCTCAAAAGGTGATAAATATAGAAAATGAAGTATTTGAAAAAATAAAGGATATAGATATAAACATAAAAAACTTTAACATGATAATAAAAATATTATCTAATACTTTAAATAATAAAGGATTGGACATATCACCTTTAAGAGCTATGTTGACGGAATATATTGATGAAAATAAAATAAGGAATTCAAAAAAAGATTTTGGAATAGTAACAGTATCTATTAATTCATTAAAACCACAAAGGTTGTTCCTTGATGATATACCTCAAAACATGCTAGTAGACTATCTAATAGCGAGTTCAAGCCTGCCTATATTTAAGCTAGAAAAAATAAATGGAAAGTTGTATTTAGATGGAGGATTTTACGATAATCTTCCTATCGGTCTCTTGAAGGACAAAGGATATGATGAATTAGTAGTTATAAGGCTTTATGGAATAGGAAGAACAAAAAGAGTAAATACAAAAGGAATGAAAATATTATATATAAATCCATCTGAACATCTTGGGCCTACTCTTAATTTTAATAAAACTAGGAGTGAAAGGAATATTAAACTAGGTTATCACGATGCCTTAAAGCGTTTGAGTCAATTATATGGGAATAGGTATTATTTTAAGGTAGATGAAACTTGTGATGAGTTTTATTTTAATTTAATGAAAAATATGAATAATAATACTGTAACTAAACTAGCAGATAAACTAAAAATCAAAGGAGAAGCTTCCCTGAGATTATTGTTGGAAAAAATAGTTCCTAAACTAGGAGAATTATTGCACCTTGGGAAAACATTTTCGTATAAGGATTTAGTAATAGCCATATATGAAATGAGGATGGAACAGTTAGGATTTGAAAGATTGAAAGTATATAACTTTAAACAAGTATTCTGTTATATAAATAGAAATTATAATTTTGAAGAATGTGAATGTAAAGATATTTTAAATAGAATACTAGTCAAAAAAGAAGATTTAATAAACAATATTATTAAAGATATTATAATGGATATACAAGATAGAATCGAATGA
- a CDS encoding PRD domain-containing protein has protein sequence MSKYLVKKVLSNNAVFVSEGDKDYILLGKGIGFSKKKGMVLEKLDNIENTFVALTDEDKNLIYNVDKEVLEIVEQIIDMASNELKEDLNPHIHVGLIDHINFAIKRLREGIEIVNPFLVETKLMYPKEYDIASKAVKMLKGKLNIEIPDAEIGFIAFHIHGGRSNASKSAALKNTKLVNMIVEYVEKKLKMDIKTDFLIYNRFVYHLVALLDRVNSGKTVVNNSLETIKKEFFFEYKIAYDISKIIQNELKKEVSQDEVGYIALHIYKLNSL, from the coding sequence ATGAGTAAATATTTGGTTAAAAAGGTATTGAGTAATAATGCTGTTTTCGTTAGCGAAGGAGATAAAGACTATATACTTTTAGGCAAAGGAATAGGTTTTTCTAAAAAAAAGGGTATGGTCTTAGAAAAATTAGACAATATAGAAAATACATTTGTAGCACTTACTGATGAAGACAAAAATTTAATATACAATGTAGATAAAGAAGTATTAGAAATAGTTGAACAAATAATAGATATGGCATCAAACGAACTTAAAGAAGACTTAAATCCACATATTCATGTTGGGCTTATAGACCATATTAACTTTGCTATAAAAAGATTAAGAGAAGGAATCGAAATAGTAAACCCTTTTTTAGTAGAGACAAAATTAATGTATCCTAAAGAATACGATATAGCTAGTAAAGCTGTAAAGATGCTTAAAGGAAAATTAAATATAGAAATACCTGACGCAGAAATAGGTTTTATAGCTTTTCATATACATGGAGGAAGAAGTAATGCTAGTAAATCTGCAGCGTTAAAAAATACCAAATTAGTTAATATGATAGTTGAATATGTTGAGAAAAAGTTAAAAATGGATATAAAAACAGATTTTTTGATATACAATAGGTTTGTATATCATTTGGTCGCTTTACTTGATAGAGTAAACAGTGGGAAAACTGTAGTAAATAACTCTTTAGAGACAATAAAAAAAGAATTTTTCTTTGAATATAAAATAGCATATGATATTTCTAAAATAATTCAAAATGAATTGAAAAAAGAGGTTTCTCAGGATGAAGTAGGCTATATTGCACTACATATATACAAACTTAATAGCTTATAA
- a CDS encoding YkvA family protein, translated as MKKFKYALSFFRRIGIVSDFLKDSCVSKLKKLKVITLMVFGFIYFISPLDLIPEVVLGLGIIDDGVVILYLLTEINKELDEYELKSKNIKYRYNSEYGNVIDNIEYDIEDKS; from the coding sequence ATGAAAAAATTTAAGTATGCCTTATCGTTTTTTAGGAGAATAGGGATTGTATCTGATTTTTTAAAGGACAGCTGTGTTTCTAAATTAAAAAAACTAAAAGTCATTACGTTAATGGTATTTGGTTTCATATATTTTATATCTCCACTAGATTTAATTCCTGAGGTGGTATTAGGACTTGGTATTATTGATGATGGAGTTGTTATTCTTTATTTGCTTACAGAAATAAATAAGGAACTAGATGAATATGAATTAAAGTCAAAAAATATTAAGTACAGATATAATAGTGAATATGGTAATGTTATAGATAATATAGAGTACGATATAGAAGATAAAAGCTAA
- a CDS encoding phosphocarrier protein HPr, whose translation MERKVTIKNESGIHARPAALLVKKASEFESKVEIDFNGKKVNAKSIMGIMSLGASKGSEITVITDGSDEDKAVNAVAELIEGGFGEA comes from the coding sequence ATGGAAAGAAAAGTAACTATAAAGAATGAAAGTGGAATACACGCTAGACCAGCAGCATTACTTGTTAAGAAGGCTTCTGAATTTGAATCTAAAGTTGAAATAGATTTCAATGGAAAGAAAGTAAACGCAAAATCTATAATGGGAATAATGAGCTTAGGCGCTTCAAAGGGAAGTGAAATAACAGTAATAACAGACGGTTCAGATGAAGATAAAGCTGTAAATGCGGTTGCTGAGCTTATTGAAGGTGGATTCGGAGAAGCATAA